The following proteins come from a genomic window of Achromobacter deleyi:
- a CDS encoding M81 family metallopeptidase, protein MKVMIARMNHETNTFSPVPTPLSAFGNDGPTYDAAAYEENHGKRTAMSAFIDLAEAQGATLVTPVSATAYPSGRVDGQAYRELCDRIVAAAVGCDALLLDLHGAMAVETTDDGEGDLLERLRQQAPGVPIAVALDLHGNVTQKMIDNADVIVSFKTYPHIDMYETGEHAGRLLFDWLAGGPRPRLAWRRLPLMSHTLRSNTAEGAMRRAVQAARGAEAGGMLGVSVLAGFALADIPDPCLSVIVVAAGDAEAADRVAAGLAAAIWDDRDGFVYESEPLAASLDRAIALARGADRPVLLLDHGDNCMSGGTCDTMDVLVAAVDAGLTGIVAGLYCDPEAVAAMIAAGQGARVELPVGNKLPIPAIGRPAAPVTLTGEVRAITDGSYVITGPTYTGQTACMGRSAVLDIGAAQLVITERTHEPWDLGVFESLGIDPRAARFILVKSRMYCRPVFVPISCALIECDSPGVTSSDFSLFPYQRRNRPRYPLDPFKPAQRSA, encoded by the coding sequence ATGAAAGTCATGATCGCCCGCATGAACCACGAGACCAACACCTTTTCGCCGGTGCCCACGCCGCTGTCCGCCTTCGGCAACGACGGCCCCACCTACGACGCCGCCGCCTACGAAGAGAACCACGGCAAGCGCACCGCCATGTCCGCCTTCATCGACTTGGCCGAAGCGCAGGGCGCCACGCTGGTCACGCCCGTGTCCGCCACCGCCTACCCCAGCGGCCGCGTCGACGGCCAGGCCTACCGCGAACTGTGCGACCGCATCGTCGCCGCCGCCGTCGGCTGCGACGCGCTGCTGCTCGACCTGCACGGCGCCATGGCGGTAGAGACCACCGACGACGGCGAAGGCGACCTGCTCGAACGCCTGCGCCAGCAAGCCCCTGGCGTGCCGATCGCCGTCGCCCTGGACCTGCACGGCAACGTCACGCAAAAGATGATCGACAACGCCGACGTCATCGTCAGCTTCAAGACCTACCCGCACATCGACATGTACGAAACCGGCGAGCACGCCGGCCGCCTCCTGTTCGACTGGCTGGCGGGCGGCCCGCGCCCGCGCCTGGCCTGGCGCCGCCTGCCGCTCATGAGCCACACCCTGCGCAGCAACACCGCCGAAGGCGCCATGCGCCGCGCCGTCCAGGCCGCCCGCGGGGCCGAGGCCGGCGGCATGCTGGGCGTGTCCGTGCTGGCCGGCTTCGCCCTGGCCGACATCCCCGACCCGTGCCTGAGCGTCATCGTGGTCGCCGCCGGCGACGCCGAGGCCGCCGACCGCGTCGCGGCAGGCCTGGCCGCCGCCATCTGGGACGACCGCGACGGCTTCGTCTACGAAAGCGAACCCCTGGCCGCCTCGCTCGACCGCGCCATCGCCCTGGCGCGCGGCGCCGACCGTCCCGTGCTGCTGCTGGACCACGGCGACAACTGCATGTCCGGCGGCACCTGCGACACCATGGACGTGCTGGTGGCCGCCGTCGACGCGGGCCTCACCGGCATCGTCGCCGGCCTGTATTGCGACCCCGAAGCCGTCGCCGCCATGATCGCGGCCGGGCAGGGCGCCCGGGTCGAACTGCCGGTCGGCAACAAGCTGCCCATCCCCGCCATCGGCCGACCCGCCGCGCCGGTGACGCTGACCGGCGAGGTGCGCGCCATCACCGACGGCAGCTACGTCATCACCGGCCCCACTTACACCGGCCAGACCGCCTGCATGGGCCGCAGCGCCGTGCTGGACATCGGCGCCGCGCAACTGGTCATCACCGAACGCACCCACGAACCCTGGGACCTGGGCGTCTTCGAGAGCCTGGGCATCGACCCGCGCGCCGCCCGCTTCATCCTGGTCAAGTCGCGCATGTACTGCCGCCCGGTGTTCGTGCCCATCTCGTGCGCCCTGATCGAATGCGACAGCCCCGGCGTCACCAGCTCGGACTTCTCGCTGTTCCCGTACCAGCGGCGCAATCGGCCGCGCTATCCGCTCGATCCGTTCAAGCCGGCGCAGAGGTCGGCGTAG
- a CDS encoding ANTAR domain-containing response regulator translates to MDHSLRRLYEDLRSVAVAVAYPPGEDRDLLVEQLKRIGCRIHLVWPFPDKPPAGADVVFFQVSQCGQNSFAWSASEVDATLIALSEYETPTTLKQLLKTNAHGVLTRPFRSAGILSTLVLARSAKQFQNRQQNKIDKLESTIKARRVIEKAIRVLMDHQRLDERAAYEHMRTRATGLRVSVAEVAAMIVEASEAMEKLGLGGARPDPYNNSNNGGKA, encoded by the coding sequence ATGGACCATAGCCTCCGCCGCCTCTACGAAGACCTGCGCAGCGTGGCCGTCGCCGTGGCCTATCCGCCCGGCGAAGACCGCGACCTGCTGGTCGAGCAGCTCAAGCGCATCGGCTGCCGCATCCACCTGGTCTGGCCGTTCCCCGACAAGCCGCCGGCCGGCGCCGACGTGGTGTTCTTCCAGGTCTCGCAATGCGGCCAGAACTCGTTCGCCTGGTCCGCCAGCGAGGTCGACGCCACGCTGATCGCGCTGTCCGAATACGAAACCCCCACCACCTTGAAGCAGCTGCTCAAGACCAACGCCCACGGCGTGCTGACGCGGCCGTTCCGCTCGGCCGGCATCCTCAGCACCCTGGTGCTGGCGCGCTCGGCCAAGCAGTTCCAGAACCGCCAGCAGAACAAGATCGACAAACTGGAAAGCACCATCAAGGCGCGCCGCGTGATCGAAAAGGCGATCCGCGTGCTGATGGACCACCAACGCCTGGACGAACGCGCCGCCTACGAACACATGCGAACCCGCGCCACCGGCCTGCGGGTCAGCGTGGCCGAGGTCGCCGCCATGATCGTCGAGGCCAGCGAAGCCATGGAAAAACTGGGCCTGGGCGGCGCGCGCCCCGACCCGTACAACAACAGCAACAACGGAGGCAAGGCATGA
- a CDS encoding transporter substrate-binding domain-containing protein, translating into MTPRTDTDAAAPGWRIGVLYSRSGVTGTTESQHFFGTVLAVEEINALGGVLGRPLEPVVYDPRSEAEEYRRLAARLLLDDEVNVIFGGCTSHCRKAMLPVIERNNALLWYASVYEGFEYSPNIIYTGAAPNQGSMQLAAYLIQHCGKRIFLVGADYIYPRETNRIMRDTVEEHGGEILDETYLPLGCDEGEIIDVVRDIRRIRPDVVFSTLIGDDAQRFYRRYHAACEADPGAPHIPIASLTMAESEVAEIDPALCAGHITAATYFNTVDSPANAHFLDLWRARFGDRPASVYAEACYSQVHLFARALQRAGSLDTRKLVQAVHQVGFDAPGGRLTILAENNHSVLTPRIGLCRADGRFDIVWASGEPVKPDPYLTAFGLDEFWLA; encoded by the coding sequence ATGACCCCCCGCACTGACACGGACGCCGCCGCGCCGGGATGGCGCATCGGCGTGCTGTATTCCCGCAGCGGCGTGACCGGCACCACCGAATCGCAGCATTTCTTCGGCACCGTGCTGGCGGTCGAGGAAATCAACGCCCTCGGCGGCGTGCTGGGCCGACCGCTGGAACCGGTGGTCTACGACCCGCGCAGCGAGGCCGAAGAATACCGCCGCCTGGCCGCGCGGCTGCTGCTGGACGACGAGGTCAACGTGATCTTCGGCGGCTGCACCTCGCACTGCCGCAAGGCCATGCTGCCGGTGATCGAGCGCAACAACGCGCTGCTCTGGTACGCCTCGGTCTACGAAGGCTTCGAGTATTCGCCCAACATCATCTACACCGGCGCCGCGCCCAACCAGGGCAGCATGCAGCTGGCCGCCTACCTGATCCAGCACTGCGGCAAGCGCATCTTCCTGGTGGGCGCCGACTACATCTACCCGCGCGAGACCAACCGCATCATGCGCGACACCGTCGAGGAACACGGCGGCGAGATCCTCGACGAAACCTACCTGCCGCTGGGCTGCGACGAAGGCGAGATCATCGACGTGGTGCGCGACATCCGCCGCATCCGGCCGGATGTGGTGTTCTCCACCCTGATCGGCGACGACGCCCAGCGCTTCTACCGCCGCTACCACGCCGCCTGCGAGGCCGACCCGGGCGCGCCGCACATCCCCATCGCCAGCCTCACCATGGCCGAATCCGAAGTGGCCGAGATCGACCCCGCGCTGTGCGCCGGCCACATCACCGCCGCCACCTACTTCAACACCGTCGACTCGCCCGCCAACGCCCATTTCCTGGACCTTTGGCGCGCCCGCTTCGGCGACCGGCCCGCCAGCGTCTACGCCGAAGCCTGCTACAGCCAGGTACACCTGTTCGCGCGCGCCCTGCAGCGCGCCGGCAGCCTGGACACGCGCAAGCTGGTGCAGGCGGTGCACCAGGTGGGCTTCGACGCGCCCGGCGGCCGGCTGACCATCCTGGCCGAGAACAACCACAGCGTGCTGACCCCGCGCATCGGCCTGTGCCGCGCCGACGGCCGCTTCGACATCGTCTGGGCCAGCGGCGAACCGGTCAAGCCGGACCCCTACCTGACGGCCTTCGGCCTGGACGAGTTTTGGCTGGCGTGA
- a CDS encoding ABC transporter ATP-binding protein, with the protein MSHAAPALRLDHVASGYKGAVVLNDISLSVAGGACVALLGKNGMGKSTLLKTVMGYLPKLRGKVSLGGVDATRLRPHEVARRGVAYAAQDQPLFPDLNIRDNLRLGLPNDRLFDERFGEIAELFPVFSSRLRQYAGTLSGGEQKMLLVARGLMQRPALLLLDEITEGLQPSVIERLGRALNWERERRGTSMFIVEQNVAFALDVADRYLVLKQGAIVDQGEAGAPGAAGHIMDHLKV; encoded by the coding sequence ATGAGCCACGCCGCCCCGGCCTTGCGCCTGGACCACGTCGCCAGCGGCTACAAAGGCGCCGTGGTGCTGAACGACATCTCGCTGTCCGTGGCCGGCGGCGCCTGCGTGGCGCTGCTGGGCAAGAACGGCATGGGCAAGAGCACGCTGCTCAAGACCGTGATGGGCTACCTGCCCAAGCTGCGCGGCAAGGTCAGCCTGGGCGGCGTCGACGCCACCCGGCTGCGGCCGCACGAGGTCGCCCGCCGCGGCGTCGCCTACGCCGCCCAGGACCAGCCGCTGTTTCCCGACCTGAACATCCGCGACAACCTGCGCCTGGGCCTGCCCAATGATCGCCTGTTCGACGAACGCTTCGGCGAGATCGCCGAGCTGTTCCCGGTGTTCTCCAGCCGCCTGCGGCAATACGCCGGCACGCTGTCCGGCGGCGAACAGAAGATGCTGCTGGTGGCGCGCGGCCTGATGCAGCGGCCGGCCCTGCTGCTGCTGGACGAAATCACCGAAGGCCTGCAACCCTCGGTGATCGAGCGGCTGGGACGCGCCCTGAACTGGGAACGCGAACGGCGCGGCACGTCCATGTTCATCGTCGAACAGAACGTGGCCTTCGCGCTGGACGTGGCCGACCGCTACCTGGTGCTCAAGCAGGGCGCCATCGTCGACCAGGGCGAGGCTGGCGCGCCCGGGGCCGCCGGCCATATCATGGACCACCTGAAAGTCTGA
- a CDS encoding ABC transporter permease subunit: MTDSSLAQPALAARADPRRAARGRDLLWLAIACLALTVAGPWLFDTYLLNVLIKALFFAVAAVTVDILWGYTGYLTFGQSAFFGVGAYAAGLAFTHYGFSPGIALAAALVAVGAAMLLALATGWLSFYRGASPFFATVISLVLPIVLTQVVLSGGTYTGSSSGLTGYDTFDLSLEAWYVIAAGGLSIVALLAWVAVRSDGGRILAALRDNEGRCSYLGLNTAHWRIALLVVCGAVASLAGFGYGAFSGVVAPELTGFVFGTELIIWVALGGRGTVWGPVLGAVLINVAGSYLSGNMPFLYQLVLGVTFILVILLLPRGLLPLLLAPWRRRRAAPVPELVVRAPATASAAGAAPGHGAGAPGGEGGLVLAGVAKRFGSLKVLEGIDLRARGGELLGLIGPNGAGKTTLMRCIADGAERSDGSVELCGHAVKREGPEQCVRYGLGRKFQNANIFDTLTVAESLRIATTLRERPSWRRRSPRLALPAYALEVLRMTGLDQQLDRVARDLSHGQQQALELAMVLALEPRVVLLDEPTAGLSKDERARIGQVLSALAHTHGLCCLLVEHDLDFVAEVATRIIVLHQGRIVMDGSFREVTESELVRTIYAGSAPAGQGAQAGTLGENPGGNPPDPQPTPSQGAPA, translated from the coding sequence ATGACTGATTCTTCCCTTGCGCAACCGGCGCTGGCGGCGCGCGCCGATCCGCGCCGCGCCGCCCGTGGCCGCGACCTGCTGTGGCTGGCCATCGCCTGCCTGGCGCTGACGGTGGCGGGCCCCTGGCTGTTCGACACCTATCTGTTGAACGTGCTGATCAAGGCGCTGTTCTTCGCGGTGGCGGCGGTCACGGTCGATATCCTGTGGGGCTACACCGGCTACCTGACCTTCGGCCAGTCGGCCTTCTTCGGCGTCGGCGCCTACGCGGCCGGGCTGGCCTTCACGCACTACGGCTTCTCGCCGGGCATCGCGCTCGCGGCCGCGCTGGTGGCGGTGGGGGCGGCGATGCTGCTGGCGCTGGCCACCGGCTGGCTGTCGTTCTACCGCGGCGCCTCGCCGTTTTTCGCCACCGTGATCTCGCTGGTGCTGCCCATCGTGCTGACCCAGGTCGTGCTGTCGGGCGGCACCTACACCGGGTCCTCGTCCGGCCTGACCGGCTACGACACCTTCGACCTGTCGCTGGAGGCCTGGTACGTCATCGCCGCCGGCGGCCTGTCGATCGTGGCGCTGCTGGCCTGGGTCGCGGTGCGCAGCGATGGCGGCCGCATCCTGGCCGCGCTGCGCGACAACGAGGGCCGCTGCAGCTACCTCGGGCTGAACACCGCCCACTGGCGCATCGCGCTGCTGGTGGTGTGCGGCGCGGTCGCCAGCCTGGCGGGTTTCGGCTACGGCGCTTTCAGCGGCGTGGTCGCGCCGGAACTGACCGGCTTCGTGTTCGGCACCGAACTCATCATCTGGGTGGCGCTGGGCGGGCGCGGCACGGTGTGGGGGCCGGTGCTGGGCGCCGTGCTGATCAACGTGGCCGGCTCGTATCTCAGCGGCAACATGCCGTTCCTCTACCAGCTGGTGCTGGGCGTGACCTTCATCCTGGTGATCCTGCTGCTGCCGCGCGGGCTGCTGCCGCTGTTGCTGGCGCCGTGGCGCCGGCGGCGTGCGGCGCCGGTGCCTGAGCTGGTGGTACGCGCGCCCGCCACCGCCTCGGCGGCGGGCGCCGCTCCCGGCCACGGGGCCGGCGCCCCGGGCGGCGAGGGCGGCCTGGTGCTGGCCGGCGTGGCCAAGCGCTTCGGCAGCCTCAAGGTGCTGGAAGGCATCGACCTGCGGGCGCGCGGCGGCGAGCTGCTGGGCCTGATCGGCCCCAACGGCGCGGGCAAGACCACGCTGATGCGCTGCATCGCCGACGGCGCCGAACGCAGCGACGGCTCGGTCGAACTGTGCGGCCACGCGGTCAAGCGCGAAGGGCCCGAGCAGTGCGTGCGTTACGGTCTGGGCCGCAAGTTCCAGAACGCCAACATCTTCGACACGCTGACGGTCGCCGAAAGCCTGCGCATCGCCACCACGCTGCGCGAGCGGCCGTCGTGGCGGCGTCGGTCGCCGCGGCTGGCGCTGCCGGCCTACGCGCTGGAGGTGCTGCGCATGACCGGCCTGGACCAGCAGCTGGACCGCGTGGCGCGCGACCTGTCGCACGGCCAGCAGCAGGCGCTGGAACTGGCCATGGTGCTTGCGCTGGAGCCGCGCGTGGTGCTGCTGGACGAACCCACCGCGGGCCTGAGCAAGGACGAACGCGCCCGCATCGGCCAGGTGCTGTCGGCGCTGGCCCATACTCACGGCCTGTGCTGCTTGCTGGTCGAGCACGACCTGGACTTCGTGGCCGAGGTGGCCACCCGCATCATCGTGCTGCACCAGGGCCGCATCGTCATGGACGGCAGCTTCCGCGAGGTGACCGAATCCGAACTGGTGCGCACTATCTACGCCGGCAGCGCGCCGGCCGGGCAGGGCGCCCAGGCCGGCACCCTCGGCGAAAACCCCGGCGGCAATCCGCCCGACCCGCAACCCACCCCGTCCCAAGGAGCCCCGGCATGA
- a CDS encoding branched-chain amino acid ABC transporter permease, translating into MGLMLDILSTAAMLFIVTAGLMIIFGVMKIVNFAHGAIITLGSYAALVVTRLGLDPWLALPCALVAGVLVGMLVERLIVQPLYKRPLDAILATWGLGIVIGQLITMAFGREVQFADAPIQGAVPFLGTEYSAYRLFLVPGALLLYLALTLLLNGTRFGVRTRAVIMNEDLARGLGINAERIRFTTFALGAGLGALAGALITPLSSVDPNMGLPWLVSAFMLVMVSGNSITALLLTCLVYGACQVLVGVFISPILGGVTIAVLAALTLRLRPKGFAHD; encoded by the coding sequence ATGGGTTTGATGCTGGACATCCTGAGCACGGCCGCCATGCTGTTCATCGTGACGGCCGGGCTGATGATCATCTTCGGCGTGATGAAGATCGTCAATTTCGCCCACGGCGCCATCATCACGCTGGGCAGCTACGCCGCCCTGGTGGTGACGCGCCTGGGACTGGACCCGTGGCTGGCGTTGCCGTGCGCGCTGGTGGCGGGCGTGCTGGTGGGCATGCTGGTCGAGCGCCTGATCGTGCAGCCGCTGTACAAGCGGCCGCTGGACGCCATCCTGGCCACCTGGGGCCTGGGCATCGTGATCGGCCAGCTCATCACCATGGCCTTCGGCCGCGAGGTGCAGTTCGCCGACGCGCCGATCCAGGGCGCGGTGCCGTTCCTGGGCACCGAGTATTCGGCCTACCGGCTGTTCCTGGTGCCCGGCGCGCTGTTGCTGTACCTGGCGCTGACGCTGCTGCTGAACGGCACGCGCTTCGGCGTGCGCACCCGCGCCGTCATCATGAACGAAGACCTGGCGCGCGGCCTGGGCATCAACGCCGAGCGAATCCGCTTCACGACCTTCGCGCTGGGCGCGGGGCTGGGGGCGCTGGCCGGCGCGCTGATCACGCCGCTGTCCAGCGTCGACCCGAACATGGGGCTGCCGTGGCTGGTCAGCGCCTTCATGCTGGTGATGGTGTCGGGCAACTCGATCACCGCGCTGCTCCTGACCTGCCTGGTCTATGGCGCCTGCCAGGTGCTGGTGGGCGTGTTCATCAGCCCGATCCTGGGCGGCGTCACCATCGCGGTGCTGGCGGCCCTGACCCTGCGCCTGCGTCCCAAAGGATTCGCCCATGACTGA
- a CDS encoding substrate-binding protein: protein MKKPTCSFLIRLSFIAALTGAASAHAADPLRIGVPVGLSGANSVVAPGVVQASQLAADEINAAGGILGRQVVLEIADDASGAVGAQKAYDTLVFQKKVDAIIAMETSAARNAALPIVSRGKVPYIYTSFYEGRSCNRWMHVNGWVPEQQVAPVVDHFMKERGAKTFFLVGSDYAFGRGMLKFTREYIEKQGGRVVGEEYLPIDGSDWTPVVSKIRSANPDALISSTAGGGPNVSLAKQVKAAGLTMPYGNLAIDEATAKTMGDTAVGMYLSASYLTSIDTPQNHKFLDGLKAKFGADAKTANEFSGPQYEAFFLYKAAVEKAGSTDSQKVVQALSEVSFDGPRGPVKMDRQRHAALTMRLGQVQQDGSIKILQTFDQVDPGAQCPDLK from the coding sequence ATGAAAAAACCCACTTGCAGCTTCCTCATCCGACTTTCCTTCATCGCCGCGCTGACCGGCGCCGCCAGCGCGCACGCGGCCGACCCCTTGCGCATCGGCGTGCCGGTGGGCCTGTCGGGCGCCAACAGCGTGGTCGCGCCCGGCGTGGTGCAGGCCTCGCAGCTGGCCGCCGATGAAATCAACGCCGCCGGCGGCATCCTCGGCCGCCAGGTGGTGCTGGAGATCGCCGACGACGCCTCGGGCGCGGTCGGCGCGCAGAAGGCCTACGACACGCTGGTGTTCCAGAAGAAGGTCGACGCCATCATCGCCATGGAAACCAGCGCGGCGCGCAACGCGGCGCTGCCCATCGTCTCGCGCGGCAAGGTGCCGTACATCTACACCTCGTTCTACGAAGGCCGCTCGTGCAACCGCTGGATGCACGTCAACGGCTGGGTGCCCGAGCAGCAGGTGGCGCCGGTGGTGGACCACTTCATGAAAGAGCGTGGCGCCAAGACCTTCTTCCTGGTCGGTAGCGACTACGCCTTCGGCCGCGGCATGCTCAAGTTCACCCGCGAATACATCGAGAAGCAGGGCGGGCGCGTGGTGGGCGAGGAATACCTGCCGATCGACGGCTCCGACTGGACGCCGGTGGTCTCGAAGATCCGCTCGGCCAACCCGGACGCGCTGATCAGCTCCACCGCCGGCGGCGGCCCCAACGTCAGCCTCGCCAAGCAGGTCAAGGCGGCCGGCCTGACCATGCCCTACGGCAATCTGGCCATCGACGAAGCCACCGCCAAGACCATGGGCGACACCGCGGTGGGCATGTACCTGTCGGCCTCGTACCTGACCAGCATCGATACGCCGCAGAACCACAAGTTCCTGGACGGCCTGAAGGCCAAGTTCGGCGCCGACGCCAAGACCGCCAACGAGTTCTCGGGCCCGCAATACGAAGCCTTCTTCCTCTACAAGGCGGCGGTCGAGAAAGCCGGCAGCACCGACTCGCAGAAGGTGGTGCAGGCCCTGAGCGAAGTGTCGTTCGACGGCCCGCGCGGCCCGGTCAAGATGGACCGCCAGCGCCACGCCGCCCTGACCATGCGGCTGGGCCAGGTGCAGCAGGACGGCTCCATCAAGATCCTGCAGACCTTCGACCAGGTCGATCCGGGCGCGCAGTGCCCCGACCTGAAGTGA
- a CDS encoding nitrilase family protein: protein MQVSPPPDAAASAIHVASVQTAPVMGDVAANVARSIELAEQAAAQGARLVVLPELANTGYMFASREEAHALAEAVPDGPSSQAWIALARRLGIYLVAGIAERSGGKLYNAALIAGPDGYLGTYRKLHLWGDENLFFEPGDLGLPVFHTALGRIGVAICYDGWFPEVYRLLALRGADIVAVPTNWVPMPGQTPDGPAMAHALAIAGAHSNGLTLVCADRVGVERGQPFVGRSLIVGSQGWTSAGPASHDREEVLLAPVDVMASRRARQLNDFNHVLRDRRRDLYDELLGATDAPRQR, encoded by the coding sequence ATGCAAGTATCACCGCCGCCGGACGCCGCCGCGTCCGCGATCCACGTGGCCAGTGTGCAGACGGCCCCCGTCATGGGGGATGTCGCGGCCAACGTGGCCCGATCCATCGAGCTGGCCGAGCAGGCCGCCGCGCAGGGCGCGCGGCTGGTGGTGCTGCCCGAGCTGGCCAACACCGGCTACATGTTCGCCAGCCGCGAAGAGGCCCACGCGCTGGCCGAAGCCGTGCCCGACGGCCCCAGCTCGCAGGCCTGGATCGCGCTGGCGCGGCGCCTGGGCATCTACCTGGTGGCCGGCATCGCCGAGCGCAGCGGCGGCAAGCTCTACAACGCCGCCCTCATCGCCGGCCCCGACGGCTACCTGGGCACCTACCGCAAGCTGCACCTGTGGGGCGACGAGAACCTGTTCTTCGAGCCGGGCGACCTGGGCCTGCCGGTGTTCCACACCGCGCTGGGCCGCATCGGCGTGGCGATCTGCTACGACGGCTGGTTCCCCGAGGTCTATCGCCTGCTGGCGCTGCGCGGCGCCGACATCGTCGCGGTGCCGACCAACTGGGTGCCGATGCCCGGGCAGACGCCCGACGGCCCGGCCATGGCGCACGCGCTGGCGATTGCCGGCGCCCACAGCAACGGCCTGACGCTGGTGTGCGCCGACCGCGTCGGCGTCGAGCGCGGCCAGCCCTTCGTCGGGCGCAGCCTGATCGTCGGCTCGCAGGGCTGGACCAGCGCCGGCCCCGCCAGCCACGACCGCGAAGAGGTGCTGCTGGCGCCGGTGGACGTGATGGCCTCGCGCCGCGCGCGGCAACTGAACGACTTCAACCACGTGCTGCGCGATCGGCGCCGCGACCTTTACGACGAACTGCTGGGCGCCACCGATGCGCCGCGGCAGCGTTGA
- a CDS encoding VOC family protein, with translation MPQLSAYLSFDGNCAEAMRFYERVLGGRVEAMVRYADAPADAAMPALSIEESERIMYARLALDEQVLMASDATTSHPYPGKQGMALSLAYPTVSDAQRVFDMLAEGGSVTMPLQKTFWAEAYGALIDRYDTRWMVSGGRLNH, from the coding sequence ATGCCCCAACTTTCCGCCTACCTCAGTTTCGACGGCAACTGCGCCGAGGCCATGCGTTTCTACGAACGCGTGCTCGGCGGCCGCGTCGAGGCCATGGTGCGCTACGCGGATGCGCCCGCCGATGCCGCCATGCCGGCGCTGTCGATCGAAGAATCCGAACGCATCATGTACGCCCGCCTGGCGCTGGACGAACAGGTGCTGATGGCCAGCGACGCCACCACCAGCCATCCCTATCCCGGCAAGCAGGGCATGGCGCTGTCGCTGGCCTACCCCACCGTGTCGGACGCGCAACGCGTGTTCGATATGCTGGCCGAAGGCGGCAGCGTTACCATGCCGCTCCAGAAGACCTTCTGGGCCGAAGCCTACGGCGCCCTGATCGACCGCTACGACACGCGGTGGATGGTCAGCGGCGGCCGGCTCAACCACTGA
- a CDS encoding MFS transporter: MTHGIQGKQRWWALMVLCLGVLMIVLDTTIVNVALPSIREDLHFTETSLVWVVNAYMLTFGGFLLLGGRLGDLLGHRHMFLAGLSLFTLASLACGLAQGQGLLIAARAAQGLGGAVVSAVSLSLIMNLFTEAGERARAMGVYGFVCAGGGSLGVLLGGLLTSTLSWHWIFLVNIPIGAVVYALCLRLLPAARGAAGGGRLDVAGALTVTASLMLAVYAVVNGNEAGWTSAQSLGLLGAAALLMALFLVIESRVAEPLMPLALFRLRNVATANVVGVLWAAAMFAWFFVSALYMQLVLGYDAMQVGLAFLPANLIMAAFSLGLSAKLVMRFGIRAPLATGLLMAALGLALFARAPVDGSFTADVLPGMLLLGLGAGIAFNPMLLAAMSDVEPSQSGLASGVVNTAFMMGGALGLAVLASLAAARTAALATAGAAPVAALAGGYRVTFLAGAVIAAVAAALAAALVRSRNRDLGGHGVTPAGH; the protein is encoded by the coding sequence ATGACGCATGGCATACAGGGCAAGCAACGCTGGTGGGCACTGATGGTGCTGTGCCTGGGCGTATTGATGATCGTGCTGGACACCACCATCGTCAACGTCGCGTTGCCGTCCATCCGCGAAGACCTGCATTTCACCGAGACCTCGCTGGTCTGGGTGGTGAACGCCTACATGCTGACCTTCGGCGGCTTCCTGCTGCTGGGCGGACGGCTGGGCGACCTGCTCGGCCACCGGCACATGTTCCTGGCGGGCCTGAGCCTGTTCACGCTGGCCTCGCTGGCCTGTGGGCTGGCCCAGGGCCAGGGGCTGTTGATCGCCGCGCGCGCCGCGCAGGGACTGGGCGGCGCGGTGGTGTCGGCGGTGTCGCTGTCGCTCATCATGAATCTGTTCACCGAGGCCGGCGAACGCGCCCGCGCCATGGGCGTGTACGGCTTCGTCTGTGCGGGCGGCGGCAGCCTGGGCGTGCTGCTGGGCGGGCTGCTGACCAGCACGCTGTCGTGGCACTGGATCTTCCTGGTCAACATTCCGATCGGCGCGGTGGTGTATGCGCTGTGCCTGCGGCTGCTGCCGGCGGCGCGCGGCGCGGCCGGCGGCGGCAGGCTCGACGTGGCCGGCGCGTTGACGGTCACCGCGTCGCTGATGCTGGCGGTGTACGCCGTGGTCAACGGCAACGAGGCCGGCTGGACCTCGGCGCAGTCGCTCGGCCTGCTGGGCGCCGCCGCGCTGCTGATGGCGCTGTTCCTCGTGATCGAGTCGCGCGTGGCCGAACCGCTGATGCCGCTGGCGCTGTTCCGCCTGCGCAACGTCGCCACCGCCAACGTGGTCGGCGTGCTGTGGGCCGCGGCCATGTTCGCCTGGTTCTTCGTGTCGGCCCTGTACATGCAACTGGTGCTGGGCTATGACGCCATGCAGGTCGGGCTGGCGTTCCTGCCGGCCAACCTGATCATGGCGGCGTTCTCGCTGGGCCTGTCGGCCAAGCTGGTGATGCGCTTCGGCATCCGCGCGCCGCTGGCCACCGGGCTGCTGATGGCGGCGCTGGGGCTGGCGCTGTTCGCGCGCGCCCCGGTCGATGGGAGTTTCACGGCAGACGTGCTGCCCGGCATGCTGCTGCTGGGCCTGGGCGCGGGCATCGCCTTCAACCCGATGCTGCTGGCCGCCATGAGCGATGTCGAGCCGAGTCAGTCCGGCCTGGCGTCCGGCGTGGTCAACACCGCCTTCATGATGGGCGGCGCGCTGGGCCTGGCGGTGCTGGCCAGCCTGGCCGCCGCGCGCACCGCGGCCCTGGCCACGGCGGGCGCGGCGCCGGTGGCGGCGCTGGCTGGCGGCTACCGCGTGACCTTCCTGGCCGGCGCCGTGATCGCGGCCGTGGCGGCGGCGCTGGCCGCCGCGCTGGTGCGCTCGCGCAACCGCGACCTGGGCGGCCACGGCGTGACGCCGGCCGGGCACTGA